One genomic segment of Clostridium estertheticum subsp. estertheticum includes these proteins:
- a CDS encoding acyl-CoA dehydratase activase, which yields MRVLGIDLGSREVKIVLMEDNKIIQKKKVSTMSFYRNYCNFNGKIIVDLEKLDISHIDKAVSTGYGKNNTDLLLFSPINEIKAHVYGGFYQTGLNDFILLDIGGQDVKIVKVEKGITTDLELNEKCAASCGRYLENMANVLEVSLGEMSKHYENAIELNSTCAVFSESELIGKIAEGVSIESLCSSVNYSLYKRLLPLLSKFRGKKLILTGGVASNIAIKKYLSNNYDEIVSIQDPQFNGAIGCCYYGSKFL from the coding sequence ATGCGCGTACTAGGTATAGACCTTGGAAGCCGAGAGGTTAAAATAGTTTTAATGGAAGACAATAAGATAATACAAAAAAAGAAAGTAAGCACAATGAGCTTTTACAGAAATTATTGTAACTTTAATGGTAAAATTATTGTTGATTTAGAAAAGCTTGATATTAGCCATATTGATAAAGCAGTTTCTACAGGTTATGGTAAAAACAACACTGATTTATTACTATTCTCACCAATAAATGAGATAAAAGCTCATGTATATGGAGGATTTTATCAAACAGGTTTAAATGATTTTATACTTTTAGATATAGGTGGTCAAGATGTTAAAATTGTAAAAGTAGAAAAAGGTATTACAACAGACCTAGAACTTAATGAAAAATGCGCTGCGTCTTGTGGTAGATATTTGGAAAATATGGCAAATGTGCTAGAAGTATCACTTGGCGAGATGAGTAAGCATTATGAAAATGCAATAGAACTTAATTCAACTTGCGCAGTATTTTCTGAATCAGAGTTAATTGGTAAAATAGCCGAAGGTGTAAGTATAGAAAGTTTGTGTTCTAGCGTTAATTACTCCCTATACAAAAGGCTCCTACCATTACTTAGTAAATTTCGCGGTAAAAAATTAATCTTAACAGGTGGTGTTGCAAGTAATATTGCAATCAAAAAATACTTAAGTAACAATTACGATGAAATAGTATCTATCCAAGACCCTCAATTTAATGGGGCCATTGGATGTTGTTATTACGGGAGTAAATTTTTATAA
- the queE gene encoding putative 7-carboxy-7-deazaguanine synthase QueE has translation MEYKVVEKFISVNGEGPLSGQLVVFIRFAGCNLNCSYCDTTWANEKDASYNLMTPDDIYEYIKSTQIRNVTLTGGEPLLQEGIIELLNVLSIDNSIHIEIETNGSINLSKFANIENPPSFNMDYKLPSSNMEGPMDLNNFAYLTYKDTVKFVASSMEDLQKSKRIIDKYALTNKTNVYISPVFGQIDLEKIVEFMKSNKMNGVNLQVQLHKIIWDPNKRGV, from the coding sequence GTGGAATATAAAGTAGTTGAAAAGTTTATAAGCGTTAACGGCGAAGGTCCACTATCAGGTCAACTTGTAGTATTTATAAGATTCGCAGGTTGTAACCTTAATTGTAGCTACTGTGATACCACTTGGGCTAATGAGAAAGATGCCAGTTATAACCTTATGACACCCGATGATATATATGAATATATAAAATCTACCCAAATTCGAAATGTAACCTTAACTGGTGGCGAACCTCTATTACAAGAGGGAATTATAGAGCTCTTAAATGTTTTGTCAATCGACAACTCCATTCATATCGAAATTGAGACTAATGGTAGTATTAATTTAAGTAAGTTTGCGAATATAGAAAATCCACCAAGCTTTAATATGGACTATAAACTACCATCAAGCAATATGGAAGGTCCAATGGATTTAAATAACTTTGCTTATTTAACTTATAAAGATACAGTTAAATTTGTGGCTAGTAGTATGGAAGATTTACAAAAATCCAAACGTATAATAGATAAATATGCACTAACAAATAAAACAAATGTATATATTAGTCCAGTATTTGGACAAATTGACCTAGAAAAGATTGTAGAATTTATGAAAAGCAATAAAATGAACGGTGTTAATCTTCAAGTTCAACTTCACAAAATCATTTGGGATCCAAATAAGAGAGGTGTATAA
- the queD gene encoding 6-carboxytetrahydropterin synthase QueD: MYILKSEHSFDSAHFLSGYEGKCANIHGHRWKVEVEVQSETLTKGGQLEGMVIDFGDLKRDVKSMADSYDHALIVQIGSMRDETLNCINQDGFKVILVDFRTTAENFAKFFFKKMKDKGYNVKRTTVYETPNNSASYEESEAH; this comes from the coding sequence ATGTATATTTTGAAATCAGAACATAGCTTTGATAGTGCGCATTTTCTTTCTGGATATGAAGGAAAATGTGCAAATATTCATGGACACAGATGGAAGGTTGAAGTCGAAGTACAATCGGAAACCTTAACAAAAGGCGGTCAATTAGAAGGTATGGTAATAGATTTTGGTGATTTAAAAAGGGATGTTAAGTCCATGGCTGATTCCTATGACCATGCTCTAATTGTGCAAATAGGAAGCATGAGAGATGAGACCCTAAATTGTATAAATCAGGATGGATTTAAAGTGATACTTGTTGATTTTAGAACAACAGCTGAAAACTTTGCAAAATTTTTCTTTAAAAAAATGAAAGATAAAGGATATAATGTTAAGCGAACTACCGTTTATGAAACACCTAATAATAGCGCATCATATGAAGAAAGTGAGGCACATTAA
- the folE gene encoding GTP cyclohydrolase I FolE — MAIDTEAIEKHIRGILIALGDDPNREGLKDTPKRVAKMYEEVFAGMCYSNAEIAKMFDTTFADDLIVNDDSRDIVIMKDIQIFSHCEHHLALMYDMKVTVAYVPNKKIIGLSKIARIADMVGRRLQLQERIGTDIAETMEMVTTSSDIAVIIEGEHACMTTRGIKKPGTKTMSTTFRGRFNTDVILNNKLMMLYNK; from the coding sequence ATGGCAATTGATACAGAAGCAATTGAAAAACATATAAGAGGCATTTTAATAGCACTAGGTGATGACCCCAACCGCGAAGGCCTCAAAGATACCCCTAAGCGTGTAGCTAAAATGTACGAAGAAGTATTTGCCGGTATGTGTTATAGCAATGCTGAAATTGCTAAAATGTTTGATACAACATTTGCTGATGATTTAATAGTTAATGATGATTCTCGTGATATAGTTATAATGAAAGATATACAAATTTTTAGTCATTGTGAACACCATTTGGCGCTTATGTATGATATGAAAGTAACAGTAGCATATGTTCCTAATAAAAAGATTATCGGTCTAAGTAAAATAGCAAGAATAGCTGATATGGTAGGCCGAAGACTTCAACTTCAAGAAAGAATAGGAACAGATATTGCAGAAACTATGGAAATGGTAACAACGTCTTCGGACATCGCTGTTATTATAGAAGGTGAACATGCCTGCATGACTACTCGTGGAATAAAAAAACCAGGTACTAAAACCATGTCCACTACTTTTAGAGGAAGATTTAATACTGACGTAATTTTAAACAATAAATTAATGATGCTTTATAATAAATAA